A single region of the Selenomonas sp. oral taxon 920 genome encodes:
- a CDS encoding Nif3-like dinuclear metal center hexameric protein yields MLSCQLIMNALERIAPRRLAEDWDNPGLLVGSYAQKVERVLVALDVDDAVTAEAIERRADMIVAHHPAIFRGIKQLRTDLPLGRRLAALLTHNIAVAAAHTNLDVTHGGVNDVLAAQIGLEKLSSFVITSQEGGVTESIGRVGVLPAPTSIEDFARAVKERLCISHVRLASAAARPVRRVAVCGGAGADFIDNAVRLGADVYVTGDVKYHDAQRAVEQGMHIIDAGHFGTEVPVLPVLAEHLQAELASERGDIEIFVTNTQRDVFDVII; encoded by the coding sequence ATGCTCAGCTGTCAGCTCATCATGAACGCGCTTGAGCGCATCGCGCCGCGCCGCCTCGCGGAGGACTGGGACAACCCCGGACTTCTCGTCGGCAGCTATGCGCAAAAAGTCGAGCGCGTGCTTGTCGCCCTCGATGTGGACGATGCGGTCACCGCGGAAGCCATCGAACGCAGGGCGGATATGATCGTTGCGCACCACCCTGCGATCTTTCGCGGCATCAAGCAGCTGCGCACCGATCTCCCGCTCGGGCGGCGGCTTGCCGCCCTCCTCACGCACAACATCGCCGTCGCGGCGGCGCACACGAACCTCGATGTCACGCACGGCGGCGTGAACGATGTGCTCGCCGCGCAGATCGGGCTGGAAAAACTCTCCTCCTTCGTCATTACGAGTCAGGAGGGCGGCGTGACCGAGAGCATCGGCCGTGTCGGCGTTCTTCCTGCTCCGACGAGCATCGAGGACTTTGCCCGCGCAGTGAAGGAACGCCTCTGCATCAGCCATGTGCGCCTTGCCTCTGCTGCCGCGCGCCCCGTACGGCGCGTCGCTGTCTGCGGCGGCGCGGGCGCGGACTTTATCGACAATGCCGTCCGCCTCGGCGCGGATGTCTACGTCACGGGCGATGTGAAGTACCACGATGCGCAGCGTGCCGTCGAGCAGGGCATGCACATCATCGATGCGGGGCACTTCGGCACAGAGGTGCCCGTCCTGCCTGTCCTCGCCGAGCATTTGCAGGCAGAGCTTGCGTCCGAACGCGGCGATATTGAGATTTTTGTCACAAACACGCAGCGCGACGTGTTCGATGTGATTATATAA